A stretch of Roseibium porphyridii DNA encodes these proteins:
- a CDS encoding ABC transporter permease, with protein MEKRSRTFYVLATVFAVFLVFLYGPTITIAILSFQGPQGGLTFPMRGVSFHWFEDLFRQQAVGDIWGSFARSLTLGLMVMITTVVVSVMGGLAFRKRFPCSSVIFYLIITSLVIPSILISLGVGLIFSQSGLSVHWSTSGFGAQLTWTLPFGLLIMFAVFNRFDKSYEEAARDQGASAWQTIRYVVLPIIAPMLIGVALFGFTLSYDEFARTLLTSGSYNTLPLEIYGMTTNVTTPVIFALGTLTTAFSFLIIGLFLAIVITLNRRRSKHGSDAGQGLV; from the coding sequence ATGGAAAAACGCTCCCGGACCTTCTATGTGCTTGCAACCGTCTTCGCAGTTTTTCTGGTGTTCCTTTATGGGCCAACCATCACGATTGCGATCCTCTCTTTCCAGGGACCGCAGGGTGGACTGACATTTCCGATGCGCGGTGTCTCGTTTCACTGGTTTGAGGATCTCTTCCGGCAACAGGCTGTCGGCGACATCTGGGGGAGCTTTGCTCGCTCGCTCACGCTCGGTCTGATGGTAATGATCACGACAGTCGTCGTGTCGGTAATGGGTGGTCTCGCCTTTCGCAAACGGTTTCCCTGCTCAAGTGTGATCTTTTACCTGATCATCACCTCACTCGTGATCCCATCGATCCTGATATCGCTTGGTGTCGGACTGATATTTTCGCAATCGGGCCTGTCGGTACATTGGTCGACATCCGGTTTTGGTGCGCAGCTGACCTGGACCCTTCCCTTTGGTCTGTTGATCATGTTTGCCGTCTTCAATCGCTTCGATAAATCCTATGAAGAAGCCGCGCGCGACCAAGGTGCGAGTGCATGGCAAACCATTCGATATGTTGTCTTGCCGATTATTGCACCGATGCTGATCGGCGTCGCCCTATTCGGCTTCACCCTGTCTTATGACGAGTTCGCGCGCACACTTCTGACGTCCGGCAGCTACAACACCCTGCCCCTTGAAATTTACGGCATGACCACGAATGTCACGACGCCCGTCATCTTCGCCCTTGGAACACTGACAACCGCATTTTCCTTTCTGATCATCGGTCTGTTTCTGGCAATTGTCATCACACTGAACCGGCGACGCTCCAAACATGGATCGGATGCCGGACAGGGTCTCGTTTGA
- a CDS encoding ABC transporter permease, whose product MTDQTHLFIPADNTDKTLPKSTGRLKGLPDAVSGWLLSLPLALVLLFFLVLPIAMIVVVSFWGATEFSIYPAFQFDNYQFLLTSPVTYQVFLNTVKYALITWAITLVLGFTIAYFLAFHVRSLTWQIVLFLLCTIPFWTSNIIRMISWIPFLGRNGIANSTLISMGVIDEPLEWLLFSDFSVILAFVHLYTLFMVVPIFNTMMRIDKSLIEAAYDNGASGFQTLTNVIIPLTKPGIMIGSIFVVTLVMGDFITVRFMSGSQKANVGRLISNDIALLQYPSAAATAVILLITVILVIAILLRFVDIRKEL is encoded by the coding sequence ATGACAGACCAGACGCATCTCTTCATTCCCGCTGACAACACCGACAAGACGTTGCCCAAGAGCACCGGCCGGCTGAAAGGTCTGCCTGATGCGGTATCCGGCTGGCTATTGTCCTTGCCCCTTGCGCTGGTCCTTCTGTTTTTCCTTGTACTGCCTATCGCAATGATCGTGGTGGTCAGTTTCTGGGGTGCTACCGAGTTTTCAATCTACCCGGCTTTCCAGTTTGACAATTACCAGTTTCTGCTGACCTCGCCCGTCACCTACCAGGTTTTCCTCAACACCGTGAAATACGCTCTGATCACCTGGGCCATAACACTGGTTTTGGGGTTCACGATTGCCTATTTCCTGGCCTTCCATGTCCGCTCACTGACATGGCAGATCGTGTTGTTTCTGCTCTGCACAATCCCGTTTTGGACCTCCAACATCATTCGCATGATCTCCTGGATCCCGTTTCTGGGCCGGAATGGCATTGCGAATTCCACACTGATTTCCATGGGGGTCATCGATGAGCCGCTTGAATGGCTTTTGTTCTCCGATTTTTCGGTAATCCTGGCCTTCGTGCATCTCTACACGCTTTTCATGGTGGTGCCGATTTTCAACACGATGATGCGCATCGACAAATCCCTGATCGAAGCTGCCTATGACAATGGCGCAAGCGGATTTCAAACACTCACCAATGTTATCATTCCTCTGACCAAACCAGGCATCATGATCGGGTCGATCTTCGTGGTCACTCTTGTCATGGGTGATTTCATAACCGTTCGCTTCATGTCTGGCAGCCAGAAGGCCAATGTCGGACGCTTGATTTCGAACGACATCGCGCTGCTTCAGTACCCTTCGGCGGCAGCTACCGCCGTGATCCTGCTGATCACGGTGATACTCGTGATCGCAATTCTCCTGAGGTTCGTCGACATTCGGAAGGAGCTATAA
- a CDS encoding DUF808 domain-containing protein, whose translation MSGLLALLDDVAGIAKVAAASVDDVVGQAAKAGAKAAGAVIDDAAVTPKYVAGFSPARELPIVWRIAKGSMKNKLIFLLPVGLLLNTFLPWIITPLLMIGGAYLCFEGAEKVYHLFQPKHHDADEPEGYVPDPVHLEEQKVSGAIKTDFILSAEIMTIALSEIPDSNIWMEAATLAVVAIGITVLVYGSVALIVKADDVGLHMSKEGSLALTRALGLGIVKAMPGFMKLLMIVGTAAMLWVGGSIVLHGTEVLGFGGLYHIIHDISHGAAHAVQVAQGFVTWAVTAALDGVFGLALGLALIPVTDKIILPLLKLFKKPAKVENH comes from the coding sequence ATGAGCGGATTGCTTGCCCTTCTGGATGATGTCGCCGGAATTGCCAAAGTTGCCGCAGCATCGGTTGATGACGTTGTCGGTCAGGCAGCCAAAGCCGGGGCAAAAGCGGCAGGCGCGGTCATCGACGACGCAGCGGTTACGCCGAAATATGTTGCCGGGTTCTCTCCGGCCCGCGAGCTCCCGATCGTCTGGCGTATTGCCAAAGGATCGATGAAGAACAAATTGATTTTTCTTCTGCCTGTCGGCCTTTTGCTCAACACCTTCCTGCCATGGATCATCACTCCCCTATTGATGATTGGTGGAGCGTATTTGTGTTTCGAAGGAGCAGAAAAAGTCTATCACCTGTTCCAGCCCAAGCATCACGACGCAGATGAGCCGGAAGGATATGTGCCTGATCCCGTCCACCTGGAAGAACAGAAAGTGTCGGGCGCAATCAAGACCGATTTCATCCTCTCTGCAGAGATCATGACGATTGCGCTTTCGGAAATCCCGGACAGCAATATCTGGATGGAAGCCGCAACACTCGCCGTCGTCGCCATTGGCATCACGGTGCTCGTCTATGGTTCCGTCGCGCTGATTGTCAAAGCTGATGATGTCGGCCTTCACATGTCCAAAGAAGGCAGCCTGGCGCTCACCCGGGCTCTTGGTCTAGGTATTGTCAAAGCGATGCCGGGTTTCATGAAATTACTGATGATCGTCGGCACCGCGGCCATGTTGTGGGTTGGAGGCTCGATCGTGCTGCATGGAACCGAAGTCCTCGGGTTTGGAGGGCTCTATCATATCATCCACGATATCAGTCATGGTGCAGCCCATGCGGTTCAGGTTGCACAAGGTTTCGTAACCTGGGCAGTCACAGCCGCTCTCGACGGCGTTTTCGGACTTGCGCTAGGTCTGGCGCTAATCCCCGTAACAGACAAGATTATTCTGCCGCTTTTGAAGCTCTTCAAAAAACCGGCGAAAGTCGAAAATCATTGA
- a CDS encoding aspartate/glutamate racemase family protein has product MTDTHILVINPNSTASMTEKIAIAAKKAAGSASRITAVNPTGSPAAIQGPEDGAAALPGLFEVFDQHLNNDASIDAVIVACFDDTGLFELKERSPIPVIGIGEAAYHIASVAAPKFSVVTTLSVSVPVLEHNLVLNGLATRCARVRASDVPVLELEDPKSNARHKIEKEIEAALTEDGIGAVSLGCAGMADLADDLSRKFQIPVIDGVASAVRLAHALPLRNH; this is encoded by the coding sequence ATGACAGACACGCATATTCTCGTCATCAATCCGAACTCGACCGCATCCATGACGGAGAAAATCGCGATAGCAGCAAAAAAGGCTGCAGGTTCCGCCAGTCGGATAACAGCTGTAAACCCAACCGGCAGCCCTGCCGCCATCCAGGGTCCTGAGGATGGAGCAGCCGCACTTCCTGGTCTTTTTGAAGTGTTTGACCAACACTTGAACAACGACGCGAGCATCGACGCAGTCATCGTCGCCTGCTTCGACGATACGGGCCTGTTTGAGCTGAAGGAAAGATCACCGATCCCGGTGATCGGCATCGGCGAAGCGGCGTATCACATCGCATCGGTCGCAGCGCCCAAATTTTCGGTGGTGACGACATTGTCCGTTTCAGTGCCTGTGCTGGAGCACAATCTGGTCCTGAACGGTCTGGCGACGCGCTGTGCCAGGGTTCGTGCATCTGACGTACCTGTGTTGGAGCTTGAAGATCCCAAAAGCAACGCGCGTCACAAAATAGAAAAAGAGATTGAAGCAGCCCTAACGGAAGACGGCATCGGCGCTGTCTCTCTGGGATGCGCTGGCATGGCGGATCTGGCGGATGACCTCTCCAGAAAATTTCAGATACCGGTCATAGACGGTGTCGCATCGGCCGTGCGCCTTGCGCACGCACTGCCTTTGAGAAACCACTGA
- a CDS encoding ABC transporter ATP-binding protein, whose translation MATSLDLELVAATKQYGDTVAVDALDHKFEAGSYSCLLGPSGCGKSSTLRMIAGHESVSSGDILLAGTNITDLPPARRGTAMMFQNYALFPHLSVIDNVAFSQKMKGIDKPVRLKKALELLELVDMEAYAERLPAQLSGGQQQRVALARALITEPTVLLLDEPLSALDPFLRIKMRLELKRLQRELNISFIHVTHSQDEALALADDIIVMNGGKIEQAGPPQVVFNTPATEFVARFIGGHNVLKQQGKPIALRADRLLVNRSAESESTLLSAFVKDVEYLGSSVNLALDAGGAGELTAALSDDTFFKDPIEIGTTVFLTWKPEDAHELAA comes from the coding sequence ATGGCAACATCCCTTGATCTGGAACTTGTGGCGGCAACCAAACAGTATGGGGATACAGTTGCGGTCGACGCCCTCGATCACAAGTTCGAAGCGGGATCATATTCCTGTCTGCTTGGCCCTTCCGGCTGCGGTAAATCCTCCACACTGCGCATGATTGCCGGGCATGAAAGCGTCTCGTCAGGCGACATTCTTTTGGCCGGCACCAACATCACCGACTTGCCGCCGGCGCGTCGCGGCACAGCGATGATGTTCCAGAACTACGCGCTGTTTCCGCATCTCAGCGTCATCGACAACGTGGCCTTTTCCCAGAAGATGAAAGGTATCGATAAGCCGGTGCGGCTTAAAAAGGCACTTGAACTGCTCGAGCTGGTGGATATGGAAGCCTATGCGGAGCGCCTGCCCGCGCAACTTTCAGGCGGTCAGCAACAGCGTGTCGCACTTGCCCGAGCACTCATAACCGAGCCGACGGTTTTGCTGCTTGATGAACCGCTGTCCGCGCTCGATCCATTCTTGCGCATCAAGATGCGCCTCGAACTCAAACGGCTTCAACGCGAGCTGAATATCTCATTCATTCATGTGACACACAGCCAGGATGAAGCTCTGGCACTCGCCGACGACATCATCGTAATGAACGGCGGAAAGATTGAGCAAGCCGGACCGCCCCAAGTCGTTTTCAATACGCCGGCGACAGAGTTTGTCGCACGCTTTATTGGTGGCCACAACGTACTGAAACAGCAAGGCAAACCAATAGCCCTGCGTGCTGACAGGCTGCTGGTAAACAGGTCAGCCGAGAGCGAAAGCACGCTCCTTAGCGCATTTGTCAAGGATGTCGAGTACCTGGGTTCAAGCGTGAACCTTGCTCTGGACGCAGGCGGTGCGGGTGAGCTGACGGCTGCGCTCAGCGACGACACTTTTTTCAAAGATCCAATTGAAATCGGCACAACCGTCTTTCTGACCTGGAAGCCGGAAGATGCTCACGAGCTGGCGGCGTAA
- the purM gene encoding phosphoribosylformylglycinamidine cyclo-ligase, whose product MSQSSGSNGLTYADAGVDIDAGNELVNRIKPLVKATSRPGADSDIGGFGGLFDLKGAGFTDPILVAANDGVGTKLKIAIETGQHRTVGIDLVAMCVNDLVVQGAEPLFFLDYFATGALDVETASDVVAGIADGCKLAGAALIGGETAEMPGMYVEGDYDLAGFSVGAVERGAILPRKDVAPGDVLLGLTSSGVHSNGYSMVRKIIELAGLTWSDAAPFADGKTLGETLMEPTKIYVKPLLAALKATTGIKALAHITGGGLPENLPRVLPENSSARIDLSAISAPAVFNWLANTGGVAEKEMLRTFNCGIGMVLVVAETEADEVTRVLQSEGEQVVRIGRIEAAGSAPVVFDGSLGFST is encoded by the coding sequence ATGAGCCAATCCTCTGGGTCCAACGGTCTGACCTATGCCGATGCCGGGGTCGATATCGATGCCGGAAACGAACTGGTGAACCGCATCAAGCCCTTGGTCAAAGCGACTTCCAGGCCAGGCGCGGACAGCGATATTGGCGGTTTCGGTGGCCTGTTTGACCTGAAGGGCGCTGGCTTTACGGATCCGATCCTGGTTGCGGCCAACGACGGTGTCGGCACCAAACTCAAGATCGCCATTGAAACCGGACAACACCGTACAGTCGGTATCGACCTCGTTGCCATGTGCGTCAACGATCTCGTTGTTCAGGGCGCAGAGCCGCTCTTCTTTCTCGACTATTTCGCAACCGGTGCACTTGACGTTGAAACGGCAAGCGATGTCGTTGCCGGTATCGCCGATGGCTGCAAACTGGCAGGCGCAGCATTGATCGGCGGCGAAACCGCTGAAATGCCCGGTATGTATGTCGAAGGCGACTATGACCTTGCCGGCTTTTCAGTCGGGGCGGTTGAGCGCGGCGCTATCCTGCCGCGCAAGGACGTTGCCCCAGGCGATGTTCTCCTTGGACTGACCTCTTCCGGCGTTCATTCCAACGGGTACAGCATGGTGCGCAAGATCATCGAACTTGCCGGCCTGACCTGGTCTGATGCAGCACCTTTTGCCGACGGCAAGACCCTTGGCGAAACGCTGATGGAACCGACAAAGATCTACGTCAAACCGCTGCTGGCAGCCCTGAAAGCTACGACAGGCATCAAGGCTCTGGCTCATATTACGGGCGGCGGTTTGCCGGAAAATCTGCCACGCGTTCTGCCAGAGAATTCTTCCGCACGTATTGATCTTTCGGCCATCAGTGCTCCTGCAGTTTTCAATTGGCTGGCCAACACCGGCGGTGTGGCTGAAAAGGAAATGCTGCGGACATTCAATTGCGGGATAGGAATGGTTCTTGTTGTGGCCGAAACCGAAGCCGATGAAGTTACACGCGTTCTGCAAAGCGAAGGCGAACAGGTAGTCCGGATCGGCAGGATAGAAGCAGCAGGCAGTGCGCCAGTGGTATTCGACGGTAGCCTGGGCTTTTCAACATGA
- a CDS encoding GntR family transcriptional regulator, with the protein MTNAALSDSSHLHEVIALPPGRALEICRSLHSAILEHKLVPGLKLSEDEVGEIYGASRTVVRAALQALAHSGLVSIEKNRGAFVAKPSVQEAHEVFQARALIEPAVARLAADMITDAQIKRLYAHLEAEHKALHDGDMGKALLLSGNFHTEIADVADHRVFAGMVRSLISRSSLVIALYWKRSDTACESHSHHALMDALEKRDAEAAESIQKSHIIDLHSGLDLRSKSDQGLSLSQALQGE; encoded by the coding sequence ATGACCAACGCCGCTCTCAGCGATAGCAGCCATCTGCACGAGGTGATCGCCTTGCCTCCGGGACGCGCGCTGGAGATCTGTCGCAGCCTGCATTCGGCTATCCTGGAGCACAAGTTGGTGCCGGGTTTGAAGTTGTCTGAAGACGAGGTCGGAGAAATCTATGGTGCCAGTCGTACGGTGGTCAGGGCGGCATTGCAGGCGCTGGCCCATTCCGGTTTGGTCAGCATCGAAAAGAACAGGGGCGCCTTTGTCGCGAAACCCTCCGTCCAGGAGGCGCACGAGGTCTTTCAGGCCCGCGCTTTGATCGAACCTGCGGTTGCCCGCTTAGCCGCAGACATGATCACTGATGCGCAGATCAAACGCCTTTACGCACATCTGGAAGCTGAACACAAAGCGCTTCATGACGGAGATATGGGAAAGGCATTGTTGCTCTCGGGCAATTTTCATACAGAAATTGCGGATGTCGCCGATCACAGGGTCTTTGCCGGAATGGTCAGGTCCCTGATCTCACGTTCCTCGCTGGTGATTGCGCTCTATTGGAAACGGTCTGACACGGCATGTGAAAGCCACTCTCACCATGCCCTGATGGACGCTTTGGAAAAACGCGATGCTGAAGCTGCTGAGAGTATCCAGAAAAGCCACATCATCGACCTGCATTCAGGCCTGGACCTCAGGTCAAAATCAGATCAGGGTCTGTCGCTTAGCCAGGCGCTGCAAGGCGAATAG
- a CDS encoding amidohydrolase family protein, translating to MCLKLVRSVFPVFAFLAFLIAAGLLARADEPIGDGVNDLPLFDAHMHYKEPAWERYPVESVIELMDENGVAMALVSSTPDEGTIMLWEHAPNRIVPELRPYHGSAGSGNWTKMKGMDAYLERRLEQYPHEGIGEFHIHRLDTSDEALFRKVIGMARERDIYLHVHSGAEPVRWLFSLDPDVKIIWAHAGLSTPASDVHKLMSDFPTLLADTSLREWEIAGSGSSLDPEWAEIVFDFQDRLMIGSDTWVNAQWDKYSDVMASNRQWLAMLPKSVAEKIAYKNAERVFGREVTTDLVGTR from the coding sequence ATGTGTTTGAAACTGGTTCGCAGTGTTTTTCCCGTTTTCGCGTTTCTTGCCTTTCTGATTGCCGCGGGCCTGCTCGCGCGCGCCGATGAACCCATTGGGGATGGGGTCAACGACCTTCCGCTTTTCGATGCGCATATGCACTACAAGGAACCGGCCTGGGAGCGGTATCCGGTTGAAAGCGTGATTGAACTGATGGACGAAAACGGTGTCGCGATGGCCTTGGTTTCTTCAACGCCTGACGAGGGCACGATCATGCTCTGGGAACATGCTCCTAACCGCATTGTGCCGGAGCTGAGGCCCTATCACGGCAGCGCCGGGTCCGGGAACTGGACCAAAATGAAGGGTATGGATGCCTATCTCGAGCGCCGGTTGGAACAGTACCCGCACGAAGGGATCGGTGAGTTTCATATCCATCGGCTCGATACGTCCGATGAAGCGCTGTTTCGCAAGGTTATCGGGATGGCGCGGGAGAGGGACATTTACCTGCATGTTCACTCGGGAGCCGAACCGGTTCGATGGCTGTTTTCGCTTGATCCCGATGTGAAAATAATTTGGGCACACGCAGGCCTGAGCACGCCGGCATCTGATGTACACAAGTTGATGTCGGACTTTCCGACATTGCTCGCCGACACGTCCTTGCGTGAATGGGAAATTGCAGGCTCAGGGAGCAGTCTTGACCCGGAATGGGCAGAGATCGTTTTTGATTTTCAAGACCGTTTGATGATCGGAAGCGACACCTGGGTGAATGCGCAATGGGACAAATATTCCGACGTCATGGCATCCAACCGACAATGGCTTGCGATGCTACCGAAATCGGTTGCCGAAAAGATTGCGTATAAAAATGCTGAACGCGTATTCGGGCGGGAAGTGACGACCGATCTCGTCGGGACACGATGA
- a CDS encoding SIR2 family protein: protein MPFLEDLLPTDLKPALLIGNGINRYGGSQNASWEGLLKKLSNQQGLSLTDDEMKEMSNTEFFDILDLGRPLEEKVSLQKAFCDLMTDWRHSSHHSKIVTWAKSKRTPIITVNFDENLSRSIDAKFIRSKEGFTDYYPWSSYFSDQAIDTPRNSFAIWHAHGMMRYRRSIRLGLTHYMGAVQRARHWVYAGNGLRRSAKDHTSTWRGSDTWLDILFHSPLLIFGFGFGKDENFFRWLFLERARLQRLDESFRQPAWFIDVENASSKHRRPFFERLGMQFVTVPSYSDIYEASFWSTPTP from the coding sequence TTGCCATTTCTTGAAGACCTGCTTCCCACGGATCTGAAACCGGCCTTATTGATCGGCAACGGCATAAACCGTTATGGCGGCTCGCAAAACGCAAGCTGGGAAGGCCTCTTGAAGAAGCTCTCCAATCAGCAGGGACTTTCCCTTACCGATGACGAGATGAAGGAGATGTCAAACACTGAGTTTTTTGACATCCTGGATCTCGGCCGGCCGCTCGAAGAAAAGGTGTCTTTGCAAAAAGCGTTTTGCGACCTGATGACGGATTGGCGACACAGTTCACATCATTCAAAGATCGTGACCTGGGCGAAATCCAAGCGCACGCCTATTATCACGGTCAATTTCGATGAAAACCTTTCCAGATCAATCGACGCCAAGTTCATTCGGTCGAAAGAGGGTTTTACCGACTACTATCCCTGGAGTTCCTATTTTTCGGACCAGGCAATCGACACACCTCGGAACAGTTTCGCGATTTGGCATGCTCACGGGATGATGCGGTATCGCAGAAGCATTCGCCTCGGTCTTACGCATTACATGGGTGCTGTTCAGCGCGCGCGCCATTGGGTCTATGCAGGAAACGGACTTCGGCGCAGCGCCAAAGATCACACTTCGACATGGCGCGGTTCAGACACTTGGCTTGATATCCTTTTTCATTCACCGCTGCTCATTTTCGGTTTCGGTTTTGGCAAAGACGAAAATTTCTTCAGATGGCTGTTTCTGGAACGCGCCCGGCTACAGCGACTAGATGAGAGCTTCCGGCAACCCGCCTGGTTCATTGATGTTGAAAATGCAAGCAGCAAGCACCGACGTCCATTCTTTGAGCGCCTCGGCATGCAGTTTGTAACGGTGCCGTCCTATTCTGATATTTATGAAGCGTCCTTCTGGAGCACTCCAACACCTTGA
- a CDS encoding ABC transporter substrate-binding protein — translation MTKKLTEKGISRRSILKGGAAATGAALGSGAITGFPTIWAQNIKDVTLRQFGTGVSNLNEVAQKVKEDLGFTLEMTALDSDAVTQRAATQPDSFDIADIEYWICKKVWPTGNLQAMDTTKIKNYDKIVGIFKSGKLTPESTIAQGTAPHTVGFVDGPDGKTFATEETGWMTLIPTIYNADTLGIRPDLIGRPIESWTELLNPEFKGKASILDISSIGIMDAAMVCEAMGEIQYGDKGNMTREEIDKTMAIFTEAKKNGQFRAFWKTFDESVNLMASGEVIIQSMWSPAITAVKSRGIPCVYQPLKEGYRSWGGGIGLSKSLSGLELEAAYEYINWYLDGWVGGFLMRQGYYSAVPETSKNHMDENEWGYWFEGKEATGDITNPFGDVLAKAGETRDGGSFLERMGAVACWNAVMDENQYMVRKWNEFIAA, via the coding sequence ATGACTAAGAAACTGACGGAAAAAGGCATTAGCCGGCGTAGCATATTGAAAGGTGGGGCGGCTGCGACCGGTGCAGCTCTTGGCTCCGGAGCCATCACAGGTTTTCCGACCATTTGGGCGCAGAACATCAAAGACGTGACGCTGCGCCAGTTTGGCACCGGGGTCTCCAACCTCAACGAGGTTGCCCAGAAAGTGAAAGAAGATCTCGGCTTCACGCTGGAAATGACCGCGCTCGATTCAGACGCGGTCACACAGCGCGCAGCCACCCAGCCGGACAGTTTCGATATTGCCGACATCGAATACTGGATCTGCAAAAAGGTTTGGCCGACGGGCAACCTCCAAGCCATGGATACCACCAAGATCAAGAACTACGACAAGATCGTCGGCATCTTCAAAAGCGGCAAGCTGACGCCGGAATCGACCATTGCACAAGGCACTGCCCCGCATACGGTCGGATTCGTCGATGGTCCGGACGGCAAGACCTTTGCCACTGAAGAAACGGGATGGATGACCCTCATCCCGACGATCTACAATGCTGACACGCTCGGCATTCGGCCCGATCTGATCGGACGCCCGATCGAAAGCTGGACTGAACTGCTCAACCCGGAATTCAAGGGCAAGGCGTCGATCCTGGACATCTCGTCCATCGGCATCATGGACGCTGCGATGGTTTGCGAAGCCATGGGTGAAATCCAGTACGGCGACAAGGGCAACATGACGCGTGAAGAGATCGACAAGACCATGGCGATCTTCACCGAAGCCAAGAAGAACGGCCAGTTCCGTGCATTCTGGAAAACATTTGACGAAAGCGTCAACCTAATGGCGTCAGGCGAAGTGATCATTCAATCCATGTGGTCGCCTGCAATAACAGCCGTGAAATCACGCGGTATTCCATGTGTCTACCAACCGCTGAAGGAAGGCTACCGTTCCTGGGGTGGCGGCATCGGACTTTCCAAGAGCCTGTCCGGCCTCGAGCTGGAAGCTGCTTATGAATATATCAACTGGTACCTGGATGGCTGGGTTGGCGGCTTCCTCATGCGCCAAGGCTATTATTCCGCTGTTCCGGAAACCTCCAAGAACCACATGGACGAAAACGAGTGGGGCTACTGGTTCGAGGGCAAGGAAGCCACAGGCGACATTACCAATCCCTTCGGCGATGTTCTGGCAAAAGCCGGCGAAACCCGCGATGGCGGCTCCTTCCTTGAGCGTATGGGAGCGGTTGCCTGCTGGAACGCGGTCATGGACGAGAACCAGTACATGGTTCGCAAGTGGAACGAATTCATTGCTGCTTGA
- the purN gene encoding phosphoribosylglycinamide formyltransferase, producing the protein MTRKKTAVLISGRGSNMSALISAAMAPDYPAEIALVLSNRPDAKGLEHAKELGIATGVVDHKDFSGDREAFEKDVDAVLKQHKIELVALAGFMRILTPFLVNAWSNRMINIHPALLPSFKGLATHERALEEGVKLHGATVHYVSAEMDDGPIIAQGAVPVLDDDTPDVLAARVLEIEHRIYPRALELVASGKAKVAGARVTTGSVEGSLSDNLVWP; encoded by the coding sequence ATGACCCGCAAGAAAACAGCCGTTTTGATTTCCGGTCGCGGCAGCAATATGAGTGCCCTGATTTCGGCGGCAATGGCTCCAGACTACCCGGCGGAAATCGCACTGGTTTTGTCAAACCGCCCAGATGCGAAAGGGCTGGAGCACGCGAAAGAGCTTGGCATTGCGACCGGGGTGGTCGATCACAAGGATTTTTCAGGCGACCGGGAAGCCTTTGAAAAAGACGTTGATGCGGTATTGAAGCAGCACAAGATTGAGCTCGTCGCCCTGGCAGGCTTCATGAGGATCCTGACCCCCTTCCTGGTCAATGCCTGGTCCAACCGCATGATCAACATACACCCAGCTCTTCTGCCGTCCTTTAAAGGACTTGCAACCCACGAACGTGCATTGGAAGAAGGCGTCAAATTACACGGCGCAACCGTGCATTACGTTTCAGCCGAAATGGATGATGGACCGATCATTGCGCAGGGCGCTGTGCCCGTCCTGGACGACGACACACCCGATGTGCTTGCCGCGCGCGTGCTGGAAATCGAGCACCGGATCTATCCCAGAGCGTTGGAACTTGTGGCTTCAGGAAAAGCGAAGGTCGCAGGTGCCCGCGTCACAACGGGAAGCGTGGAAGGTTCACTGTCAGACAACCTGGTCTGGCCCTAA